One window of Caldisericum exile AZM16c01 genomic DNA carries:
- the mraY gene encoding phospho-N-acetylmuramoyl-pentapeptide-transferase — MEMKAEIVLPIYLFVEFFILLFFEKFLIYFLKEKNLVQHVREELIESHKKKEGTPRGGGIVFLISTIFILPLIFTLKIPYHVLRQLFFVFFSTVLFGLIGLIDDVLTSRKSSSEGLSIRSKLILFSLATIVLFATFKDIMTFNVMFLGSNFNVGPFLYFILFFVIMVGSVNAFNLTDGVDGLLGSVGSIILITFIVLSYLTKNLPLLFFTLSLLISILVFLWFNSPKASIFMGDLGASALGGAIASLSIVFKTELYLPFIAIIPVIEAISIFIQIAYFKATHGKRVFKMTPIHHHFEILGWSEAKIDFRFSIITAFMVILIIVLKIIGL, encoded by the coding sequence ATGGAGATGAAAGCTGAAATTGTTTTGCCTATCTATTTGTTTGTAGAATTTTTTATTTTGCTATTTTTTGAGAAGTTTCTCATATATTTTCTTAAGGAAAAAAATCTTGTCCAACATGTGCGAGAGGAGTTAATTGAGTCGCATAAAAAGAAAGAGGGAACTCCTCGTGGTGGTGGTATCGTATTTTTAATCTCGACTATTTTTATACTTCCTCTTATTTTTACTTTAAAGATTCCTTACCATGTTTTGAGGCAACTTTTTTTTGTGTTCTTTTCAACAGTTTTATTTGGACTTATTGGTCTTATTGATGATGTTCTAACATCGAGAAAATCTTCTTCTGAAGGTCTCTCAATAAGAAGTAAACTCATTCTTTTCTCACTTGCAACTATTGTTCTCTTTGCTACTTTCAAAGATATCATGACTTTTAATGTAATGTTTCTTGGATCAAATTTTAACGTCGGGCCGTTCCTTTACTTCATACTTTTTTTTGTGATCATGGTTGGTTCTGTTAATGCCTTTAACCTAACAGACGGAGTTGATGGGCTACTTGGAAGTGTTGGAAGTATCATACTTATAACTTTTATAGTGCTTTCGTATCTCACAAAAAATTTGCCTCTTCTTTTCTTTACTTTGTCTTTGCTTATTTCTATTCTTGTGTTTTTGTGGTTTAACAGTCCAAAGGCATCGATATTTATGGGTGATTTAGGCGCATCAGCTCTCGGTGGTGCAATTGCCTCTTTATCGATAGTTTTTAAGACAGAGTTATATCTTCCCTTTATCGCAATTATTCCAGTAATTGAAGCGATTTCAATTTTCATACAGATTGCTTATTTTAAAGCAACTCATGGGAAGAGGGTTTTTAAAATGACCCCAATTCATCATCATTTTGAAATTTTAGGTTGGTCAGAAGCAAAGATTGATTTTAGATTTAGCATTATTACGGCATTTATGGTTATACTAATAATTGTTTTGAAAATTATAGGTTTGTAG
- a CDS encoding FtsW/RodA/SpoVE family cell cycle protein, translated as MKKLINPYSISLLFVSLSLSLFGILVSGSLSIVYPNLIVKQVISFILGILLLLFFAFFNHSKLASLSKIGYIFLFSLLLYLLVNRSVSRFVHFGHFSFQPSQFAYIVVSLLIARIFRDKINEEYIPKVYALAFALVGIIAILIAFEPDMGSAAQVFLTGFTLLGIIGMPLIEFVGFGVLSFLGVILMIPLNSEWHRRVVAFLNPYAHASDEALQTLQSLRAFARGGITGVGFMKGIFKYPSVLPVSISDFILPVIGEEFGAVFVILLMLAYLLLIYTGFKIANDARSTFSRILALGLTLGIAYFAIINIAVNLGLMPTTGVPLPFVSFGGNNMLANFISIGILINISRTEENL; from the coding sequence ATGAAAAAATTAATAAATCCGTATTCTATTTCGCTTCTCTTTGTTTCACTTTCGCTCAGTTTATTTGGAATACTTGTAAGCGGTAGTTTAAGCATTGTTTATCCGAATCTCATTGTGAAGCAGGTAATCTCATTTATTTTAGGAATTTTGCTTTTGTTATTTTTTGCGTTTTTCAATCATAGTAAACTTGCTTCCCTTTCAAAGATTGGTTATATTTTTTTATTTTCTTTACTTTTGTATCTGCTTGTTAATAGAAGTGTTTCACGTTTTGTACACTTCGGACACTTTTCTTTTCAGCCATCTCAGTTTGCATATATAGTAGTTTCATTGCTTATCGCACGTATATTTAGGGACAAAATAAATGAAGAGTATATTCCAAAAGTTTATGCATTGGCATTTGCTCTTGTCGGCATTATTGCGATACTCATTGCTTTTGAACCCGATATGGGAAGTGCAGCACAGGTGTTTTTGACAGGATTTACTTTGCTTGGAATTATTGGAATGCCTTTAATTGAGTTTGTCGGATTTGGTGTTTTAAGTTTTCTTGGAGTTATCCTAATGATACCTTTAAATAGTGAATGGCACAGACGAGTTGTTGCATTTTTAAATCCATATGCACATGCAAGCGATGAAGCACTTCAAACACTTCAGTCCCTTAGAGCCTTTGCTAGAGGGGGGATAACGGGCGTGGGATTTATGAAAGGTATTTTTAAATATCCTTCCGTTTTACCTGTATCGATATCCGATTTTATACTTCCTGTAATTGGTGAAGAATTTGGTGCAGTTTTTGTGATTCTTCTTATGCTTGCATACCTGTTATTAATCTATACGGGCTTTAAGATTGCAAATGATGCAAGATCGACTTTTTCAAGAATTCTTGCGCTTGGTCTTACGCTTGGCATTGCATATTTTGCAATTATCAACATTGCAGTGAATTTAGGTTTGATGCCAACAACAGGAGTTCCACTTCCCTTTGTTAGTTTTGGTGGTAATAACATGCTTGCAAACTTTATATCAATTGGAATTTTAATAAACATTTCAAGAACAGAGGAAAACTTATGA
- the murC gene encoding UDP-N-acetylmuramate--L-alanine ligase, protein MKKVLLLGVAGVGMKRLAEIYMALGYKVLGIDMKENETTHYLKGIGVDVNPKEFEVDKSIDKVIFSSAIRKDDFYLLKAKELGIPIERRGEALANIAKDYKSIVVAGTHGKTTTTSLISEILSKRIPVNAYIGGDHKQNGRFLPSAEYFVIESDESDKTFLLFKPHIGVVTNIDKDHLNAYDWDFENLKNAFFEFMEHSEMVVVNKDDKPSFEVSERLSKTPFYYSIKDTKAHATIIDYSFDKDGISFRAKVLEKNSPLLKLNVFGVQNLSNALASILVGRMLNISFDEIEASLMSFSLPKRRLEYKGNVKGIHIFDDHADHPTEVEATLNALRTHFPRSSIIAIFQPHRYTRVFSLKETIAKPFYLADFVIVLPIYSAFENPIEGITNEKVFDWIKTLNPNKNVFFASKFETAADLVSRIAKPGDIVITLGPGDVYLAIDTIMLKLRGEK, encoded by the coding sequence ATGAAAAAAGTGCTTTTACTTGGAGTAGCAGGAGTTGGGATGAAGCGACTTGCAGAAATTTATATGGCGCTTGGGTATAAAGTATTGGGAATTGACATGAAAGAAAACGAAACAACACATTACCTTAAAGGGATTGGTGTTGATGTAAACCCAAAGGAATTTGAGGTAGATAAATCAATTGATAAGGTTATTTTCTCTTCAGCAATACGAAAAGACGATTTCTATTTATTAAAAGCAAAGGAACTTGGTATTCCGATTGAAAGGCGTGGTGAGGCGCTTGCTAATATTGCAAAAGATTACAAAAGTATAGTTGTTGCTGGCACCCATGGGAAAACTACAACTACATCACTTATTTCAGAAATTTTGAGCAAAAGAATACCTGTAAATGCCTATATCGGTGGTGACCATAAGCAAAACGGCCGTTTTTTACCATCTGCAGAATATTTTGTTATTGAGTCTGATGAAAGCGATAAAACATTTTTGCTTTTTAAACCGCATATAGGTGTAGTTACAAATATAGACAAAGATCATTTAAATGCTTATGATTGGGATTTTGAAAATCTAAAAAATGCATTCTTCGAGTTTATGGAACACTCAGAAATGGTTGTAGTAAATAAAGATGATAAGCCCTCTTTTGAAGTTTCAGAGCGTCTTTCAAAAACGCCTTTTTATTATAGCATAAAGGACACGAAAGCACATGCAACCATAATCGATTATTCGTTTGATAAGGACGGAATATCGTTTAGAGCAAAAGTTTTAGAAAAGAATTCGCCTCTTCTTAAGTTAAATGTTTTTGGAGTGCAGAACCTTTCGAATGCGCTTGCATCTATACTTGTGGGACGAATGCTAAACATTTCATTTGATGAAATAGAGGCATCTTTAATGAGTTTTTCTCTACCTAAACGAAGGCTTGAGTATAAAGGAAATGTTAAAGGTATTCATATTTTTGATGACCATGCTGACCATCCGACCGAAGTTGAAGCAACTCTAAATGCGTTAAGAACTCATTTCCCCAGATCTTCGATTATTGCTATCTTTCAACCTCATAGATACACACGTGTGTTTTCTCTTAAAGAAACCATTGCAAAGCCTTTTTATCTTGCTGACTTTGTTATTGTACTACCTATATATTCTGCGTTTGAAAATCCCATCGAGGGGATTACAAATGAAAAAGTTTTTGATTGGATTAAAACTTTAAATCCTAATAAAAACGTATTTTTCGCTTCAAAGTTTGAGACTGCCGCAGATCTTGTTTCAAGAATTGCAAAACCAGGAGATATTGTTATAACTCTTGGGCCAGGTGATGTATATTTGGCAATTGACACAATAATGCTAAAATTAAGAGGAGAAAAATGA
- a CDS encoding UDP-N-acetylmuramoyl-L-alanyl-D-glutamate--2,6-diaminopimelate ligase: MNGRILKEKFKDFEIYGNLERVFFGIKTDSRVIENGDLFVALKGENFDGHDFVFDAVKRGAVGVIIEKDLEINEDILVIKTHNSREAFAKISSFFFGDPSDRLTLIGVTGTMGKTTITYLLYRLFNYLGVPSGFIGTIGIGIKDNFSLVDLEPPTTPFPFDLHRYLKTMLDDGVKYVFMEVSSHGIKDKRIYGINFKRKILGTMGTDHIEYHKSLEDYIKTKVSFFDGFTSPILNGNSLYIDRFIEVSKDPIFYGGDEIFDYSFQNLKTHGTSIYFDVYQKGTALGAIDLPILGRYNAYNFLAVLSCAMLEGANFSDIKDFAKNALVPGRMEIYTFKGIKVVIDYAHNPDEIESVLESIKNIGNRLIVVFGAVGTSEKEKRVSMGASVSKFADFCVVTSDDPRGHDIESIIKDVASSVSIKHKVIPDRIEAIKYALNEAKENDVIAILGRGVESKMHMPNGEILRFRDIDIVKEVFHED, encoded by the coding sequence ATGAATGGACGAATTTTAAAAGAAAAATTTAAAGATTTTGAAATTTACGGAAATCTGGAAAGAGTTTTTTTTGGAATAAAAACTGATTCAAGAGTTATAGAGAATGGAGATTTGTTTGTTGCATTAAAGGGGGAAAATTTTGACGGACATGATTTTGTATTTGATGCAGTAAAAAGAGGTGCAGTTGGAGTAATTATCGAAAAGGATTTAGAAATTAACGAAGATATTCTTGTTATTAAGACTCACAACTCAAGAGAAGCATTTGCAAAAATTTCTTCCTTCTTTTTTGGAGATCCATCAGACAGGTTAACTTTAATAGGCGTTACGGGTACAATGGGAAAAACAACTATAACTTATCTTCTTTATAGGCTTTTCAACTACTTAGGGGTGCCATCGGGATTTATCGGTACCATTGGTATTGGCATTAAAGACAACTTCTCTTTGGTTGACCTTGAGCCTCCAACAACACCATTTCCTTTCGATCTTCACAGATACCTAAAAACAATGTTGGACGATGGTGTAAAGTACGTTTTCATGGAGGTTTCTTCCCACGGAATTAAGGACAAAAGAATATATGGTATAAATTTTAAAAGAAAGATCCTTGGAACTATGGGAACAGATCACATAGAATACCACAAATCGCTTGAAGATTACATTAAAACGAAAGTTTCATTTTTTGATGGATTCACTTCTCCTATACTCAATGGAAATTCGCTTTATATAGATAGGTTTATTGAGGTATCAAAGGACCCAATTTTTTATGGTGGTGATGAAATATTTGACTATTCCTTTCAAAACCTAAAAACTCATGGGACTTCAATTTATTTTGATGTGTATCAAAAAGGGACTGCCCTTGGGGCTATAGATTTACCTATTCTTGGTAGATACAACGCCTATAACTTTTTGGCAGTTTTATCGTGCGCAATGTTAGAGGGTGCTAACTTTTCAGACATAAAGGATTTTGCAAAAAATGCTTTAGTTCCAGGAAGAATGGAAATTTACACATTTAAAGGAATAAAGGTTGTTATCGACTATGCTCACAATCCTGATGAGATTGAAAGTGTGCTTGAAAGTATCAAGAACATAGGCAACCGACTGATTGTTGTTTTTGGTGCTGTTGGAACATCAGAAAAAGAAAAAAGAGTTTCAATGGGAGCATCAGTGAGTAAGTTTGCTGATTTTTGCGTTGTTACTTCTGATGATCCACGTGGACACGATATTGAATCAATAATTAAGGATGTTGCGTCTTCTGTTTCAATTAAGCACAAGGTTATACCCGATAGAATTGAAGCGATAAAATATGCACTGAATGAAGCGAAAGAAAACGATGTTATAGCAATCTTGGGAAGAGGGGTTGAATCTAAAATGCATATGCCTAATGGTGAAATTTTGCGCTTTAGGGATATAGACATTGTAAAAGAGGTGTTTCATGAAGATTGA
- a CDS encoding UDP-N-acetylmuramoyl-tripeptide--D-alanyl-D-alanine ligase, with protein MKIDLQELFKDIYHEKTFSLPHDYNRFVIDSREVVKGDIFIALKGNTTDGHNFVSDALERGAIFAVVENDLKVDGRVVKVNSTFEFLKYLGNFARKKVNSAIFGITGSAGKTTTKEGLYLALSKRFNVIKTEGNINTDVSLPLFFANEITNLEDFVVVEMGVQKPNDMNILLDIVRPHYGIITNVGDSHLEYLKDRKGVLNEKFKLVRFVLDLGGVCFINGDDELLYSASNGLKGVFKVGFNKENDFRLTILEESFDSMKLKINVQDRIFEFTVPYNGFAYNVGLIFASSVYVGVDPDYVVSALREFKPYKGRGEKIKLGSMTIIDDTYNSNPISMNLALERLKGVKGPVVLILGDMLELGEYSKTLHEKVGESISKVNPYALITYGNFSKFINEKGSATIKYHFEDSNLLSQFLKTYNFKEGTYFLVKGSRGMKMEQFVQVLKERYGDES; from the coding sequence ATGAAGATTGACTTGCAAGAATTGTTTAAAGATATTTATCATGAAAAAACTTTTTCCTTACCACATGACTACAATAGATTCGTAATTGACTCTCGTGAAGTTGTAAAAGGCGATATTTTCATTGCATTAAAGGGGAATACAACTGACGGACATAATTTTGTATCCGATGCACTTGAAAGAGGTGCTATTTTTGCAGTTGTTGAGAATGACTTGAAAGTAGATGGGCGTGTTGTTAAAGTTAATTCAACTTTCGAATTTTTGAAATATTTGGGGAATTTTGCACGAAAAAAAGTAAATAGTGCAATTTTTGGAATAACTGGAAGTGCAGGAAAGACAACTACAAAAGAGGGTTTATATCTTGCTTTATCAAAACGCTTTAATGTGATCAAAACTGAAGGAAATATTAATACTGATGTTTCTCTTCCTCTATTTTTTGCAAATGAAATTACGAATCTTGAAGACTTTGTTGTCGTTGAGATGGGCGTTCAAAAACCAAACGATATGAATATTTTACTTGATATTGTAAGGCCACATTATGGCATTATAACAAATGTTGGAGATTCTCATCTTGAATATTTGAAAGATAGAAAAGGTGTCTTGAACGAAAAATTTAAACTCGTAAGATTTGTTTTAGATTTAGGCGGTGTGTGTTTTATAAATGGAGATGATGAACTTTTGTATTCTGCATCAAACGGATTAAAAGGTGTATTTAAGGTAGGGTTTAATAAGGAAAACGATTTTAGGCTTACGATTCTTGAAGAAAGTTTTGATTCAATGAAATTAAAAATTAATGTTCAAGATAGGATTTTTGAATTTACCGTTCCCTATAATGGATTTGCCTACAATGTGGGATTAATTTTTGCTTCATCAGTCTATGTTGGAGTTGATCCCGATTATGTGGTTTCAGCACTGAGAGAATTCAAACCATACAAAGGAAGGGGAGAGAAAATAAAACTGGGAAGCATGACTATCATTGACGATACATATAACTCAAATCCCATCTCAATGAACCTTGCACTCGAAAGGTTAAAGGGAGTAAAAGGCCCTGTTGTTTTAATCCTTGGAGATATGCTTGAACTTGGCGAATATTCAAAAACACTCCATGAAAAAGTTGGAGAAAGTATTTCCAAAGTTAATCCTTACGCTCTTATTACCTATGGAAATTTCTCAAAGTTTATAAACGAAAAAGGATCTGCAACAATTAAATATCATTTTGAAGATAGCAATCTCCTTTCTCAATTTTTGAAGACTTATAATTTTAAAGAAGGCACATATTTTTTGGTAAAGGGCTCCCGTGGTATGAAAATGGAACAATTTGTCCAAGTTTTGAAAGAGAGGTATGGAGATGAAAGCTGA
- the murG gene encoding undecaprenyldiphospho-muramoylpentapeptide beta-N-acetylglucosaminyltransferase codes for MKILIAGGGTGGHIYPLIPVGEELRKHGHEVIFIGRRESIEERVAKKYGFTVQYVRASLFDLNILKFVKFAIFSINGFFDALKIVGKTKPDKILGGGGYVSLPILLAGILKGVPVYLYEQNTIPGRTNLIFSRFARLVFLGFEDIKNHFGSKGVFVGNPVRKEVINQDKKTALEFFKFEDKFTLLAFGGSGGAYKLNKIIAEAIPELIENEIQIIFITGVKFFDEFKSLSNHKNLRIYPYLDEMGYAYAVSTVAVTRGGAMTLSELILNNVYSIVVPFPYARDNHQFYNAKYFENYGCVSVIKEEDLTKDILVKKIVDFKNDFHIINLECAKFYPRDAEKRIVELLEEDK; via the coding sequence ATGAAAATACTTATTGCAGGCGGTGGCACAGGGGGGCATATTTACCCTTTAATACCCGTAGGAGAAGAATTAAGAAAGCACGGACATGAAGTTATATTTATTGGAAGACGCGAAAGTATCGAAGAAAGAGTTGCAAAAAAATACGGCTTTACCGTTCAATATGTTAGAGCATCACTTTTTGATCTTAACATTCTAAAGTTTGTAAAGTTTGCAATTTTTTCTATAAATGGTTTTTTTGATGCTTTAAAAATTGTGGGAAAGACAAAGCCTGATAAAATCCTTGGTGGGGGAGGATATGTGTCACTTCCGATTTTACTTGCAGGTATACTAAAAGGTGTGCCTGTATATCTATATGAACAAAATACAATACCTGGTAGGACAAATCTTATATTCTCAAGATTTGCAAGGTTGGTTTTTTTGGGTTTTGAGGATATAAAAAACCATTTTGGTTCAAAAGGAGTTTTCGTTGGGAACCCTGTGCGTAAAGAAGTTATAAATCAAGATAAAAAAACAGCACTTGAATTCTTTAAATTTGAGGATAAGTTTACACTTCTTGCATTTGGCGGGAGTGGTGGCGCATACAAGTTAAATAAAATAATAGCCGAAGCAATACCAGAGCTCATTGAGAATGAGATTCAGATAATTTTCATAACTGGTGTCAAATTTTTTGATGAATTTAAAAGTTTAAGCAATCATAAAAATCTACGAATTTATCCGTATCTTGATGAAATGGGATATGCATATGCAGTTTCTACCGTTGCAGTAACAAGAGGTGGTGCAATGACTTTATCTGAATTGATTCTCAATAATGTTTATTCAATTGTTGTGCCTTTCCCTTACGCAAGGGATAATCATCAATTTTATAATGCAAAATATTTTGAAAATTACGGATGTGTAAGTGTTATAAAAGAAGAAGACCTGACCAAAGACATATTAGTTAAAAAAATAGTGGATTTTAAAAACGATTTTCATATAATAAATTTGGAATGCGCAAAATTTTATCCAAGAGATGCTGAAAAAAGAATTGTAGAATTATTAGAGGAAGATAAATGA
- the murD gene encoding UDP-N-acetylmuramoyl-L-alanine--D-glutamate ligase: MKILVVGARRSGVFASILGKLHGFEVFLTEKAENSEVRSFEPLLKKYNIPYEIGKHSFEKFSNFDLAVLSPGIPMSAPIVKDLESKGIKIIGELEFANMFSPNTKIIAITGTNGKSTTTALTGHIFKLFNQNTVVGGNLGTPYSELLLENPNPEYAVLETSCFQLETIEQYHPEVSVFLNFTEDHLDRYTSMEDYLKAKKRIFINQTESDFAILNYDDEVVKNLSKEIKPQVYYFSLKESIESGAFLKDNKIYFREDKFSKPKEIIEKEEIPLLGLHNVQNTLASILCSIVMGVPVEVIRDGIRTFKGLPHRLEFVREVNGVIFINDSKSTTPDSTIKALESFNQKVILIAGGSSKNNDFTQLAKMFRDKVKFLILLGQTAHQLKEASTKADFHDFAIVGSLKEAITFARNIAKAGDIVLLSPACASFDMFRDFEDRGEQFKEIVSEL, translated from the coding sequence ATGAAAATTCTTGTTGTTGGTGCAAGAAGGTCTGGAGTATTTGCAAGCATCCTCGGAAAGTTGCATGGCTTTGAAGTATTTTTAACGGAGAAGGCCGAAAATAGTGAGGTTAGGTCTTTTGAGCCACTTCTTAAAAAGTACAACATTCCTTACGAGATTGGAAAACACTCCTTTGAAAAATTTTCAAATTTTGATCTTGCAGTACTTTCTCCCGGTATTCCAATGAGTGCTCCTATTGTAAAAGATCTTGAATCAAAAGGGATAAAAATTATCGGTGAACTTGAATTTGCAAACATGTTTTCGCCAAACACAAAAATTATTGCAATTACAGGGACAAACGGTAAGAGCACGACAACCGCTCTTACAGGACATATTTTCAAATTATTTAATCAAAATACAGTTGTTGGTGGTAATTTAGGGACGCCATATTCAGAATTACTACTTGAAAATCCTAACCCTGAATATGCAGTTCTTGAAACAAGTTGTTTCCAACTTGAGACAATTGAGCAATACCATCCAGAGGTATCTGTTTTTCTCAATTTTACTGAAGACCATCTCGACAGGTACACTTCAATGGAAGATTACCTTAAAGCAAAGAAACGAATCTTCATTAATCAGACAGAATCTGATTTTGCAATTCTTAATTATGATGATGAGGTTGTAAAAAATCTTTCTAAGGAAATTAAGCCACAAGTTTATTACTTTTCTTTAAAGGAAAGTATTGAAAGCGGTGCTTTTTTGAAAGATAATAAGATTTACTTTAGGGAGGACAAATTTAGTAAACCTAAGGAAATTATTGAAAAAGAAGAGATACCACTTTTGGGACTTCACAATGTTCAAAATACTCTTGCAAGTATTTTGTGTTCTATCGTAATGGGGGTGCCAGTAGAAGTTATAAGGGATGGAATTAGGACCTTTAAAGGTTTACCGCATAGACTTGAATTTGTTCGAGAAGTTAATGGTGTAATTTTCATAAACGATTCAAAATCTACCACACCTGACTCGACAATAAAAGCACTTGAATCCTTCAACCAAAAGGTCATTCTCATTGCAGGCGGTAGCAGTAAAAATAACGATTTTACGCAACTTGCGAAGATGTTTAGAGATAAGGTGAAATTTTTGATCCTTTTGGGGCAAACTGCACATCAATTGAAGGAGGCATCAACAAAAGCAGACTTTCATGACTTTGCAATTGTGGGAAGTCTCAAAGAGGCGATAACTTTTGCACGAAATATTGCGAAAGCAGGCGATATAGTGCTTCTTTCTCCTGCATGTGCAAGTTTTGATATGTTCAGAGACTTTGAAGACAGGGGAGAGCAATTTAAGGAAATAGTAAGTGAACTATGA
- the murB gene encoding UDP-N-acetylmuramate dehydrogenase: protein MKIQENIKELIKGRVYFNEPMTKHTSFKIGGPAEILAIPLDVDDLKKLLEFARREKLPITVIGNGTNILVSDDGIEGLVIKMAEGFSRLEFDNNLALAEAGVHLQRLIEEASKKNLGGFEFAFGIPGALGGAIAMNAGTNSHYISTRIEYAEVIDYNGKIYRFKHDDFYFDYRYSILQEEPLILLNAVLNFERKPFDEILKEKEKSIKGRLEKQPYDLPCAGSVFKNPPTTYAGKVLEESGCKGLRFGDALISEKHANFIVNLGNATAQDVVNLIREAQLRVYKHKDLILELEIKLVGKFRNLNLLERKK, encoded by the coding sequence ATGAAAATACAAGAAAATATTAAGGAACTTATAAAAGGGCGTGTTTATTTTAATGAACCAATGACAAAACATACCTCATTTAAAATAGGAGGACCCGCAGAAATTTTAGCAATTCCATTAGATGTCGATGATTTGAAAAAACTTCTTGAATTTGCAAGAAGAGAAAAATTACCCATAACTGTTATTGGAAATGGAACAAATATACTTGTTTCCGACGACGGCATAGAAGGACTTGTTATTAAAATGGCTGAAGGATTTTCAAGATTAGAATTTGATAACAATCTTGCTTTGGCAGAAGCAGGGGTACACCTACAAAGACTCATAGAAGAGGCCTCTAAAAAAAATCTTGGTGGATTTGAATTTGCCTTTGGAATACCTGGTGCCTTGGGTGGTGCAATAGCGATGAACGCTGGCACAAATTCTCATTATATAAGTACAAGAATTGAATATGCCGAGGTGATTGATTATAATGGCAAAATTTACCGGTTTAAGCACGATGATTTCTATTTTGATTACAGATATTCCATTTTACAGGAAGAACCACTTATACTCCTTAACGCAGTCCTTAATTTTGAGCGGAAACCTTTTGATGAAATTTTAAAAGAAAAGGAAAAAAGTATAAAAGGAAGATTAGAAAAGCAGCCTTATGACCTTCCGTGTGCAGGCAGTGTTTTCAAAAATCCACCTACAACATATGCAGGGAAAGTGCTTGAGGAATCTGGATGTAAAGGCCTACGTTTTGGTGATGCTTTGATTTCGGAAAAGCACGCAAATTTTATTGTTAATCTTGGCAATGCCACTGCTCAGGATGTTGTAAATCTTATAAGAGAGGCGCAGTTAAGGGTTTATAAGCATAAGGACCTCATACTTGAACTTGAAATAAAACTTGTTGGAAAATTTAGAAATTTGAATTTGCTTGAGAGGAAAAAATGA